TGTCACGATAATAAAGATGTTCGGCCGGATCATAGAGAAAGTCGGTGGTGGCCCAGAATTCCTTCATCGCGAAGGTCAGGTAGCGATTGTCCCCCGTCTGCCGCGACAGTTCGACAAAGGCGGGCGGCGCCATGAACAGCGCGTCGCACCAGCACCAGCGCGTCAGGCACTCCGTCGCGCCATAGCCCTCTGGCGGGATAGCAAAGGCCAGCGTCGTCACCGCCGGCTTGTCGACCACCGTGTCGAACGCCGCTCTGGTCGGACCCAGCGCCTGTGTGCCCGCACCATGGCTCGCCGCCCAGATATAGGCCTGGGCGATCGCCTGATCGTCCGCAAAATAAACCTTGTCGCCCGGCCGCCAGCCATTGCTCCGTCCCATGGCGAGGATGGCGTCCTTGATCCGCGGCGGCGCACCGGCATCGGCGAGCGCGGTCATGCCCACCCAGAAAACCGCCTGCTCCCAGCCACGCGTCTTGCGCGTCTCGTCGGTCGCGCTGGGGATATGCGACAGGTCGTCAAGGCGGGCGAGTTGCCAGTCCGCAAGCTTGACCGCCGCCTCAATGGGCGCCCTGGACGGCTGGGCGGCCTGAACCGGGGCAGAAACGGTAGCGCAGACCAGTGCGACGGAAGCGAAGGGACGGAAAGTCACGATAGACGCGCTCCTGGCGTTGAGAGAGGGAGTATCTTGAACCAAAAATAGGCGTCCGACCGTGCAGCAGCCGGACGCCCAAGGGGAGAGCTAGAATTTACCACGAATGCCGAAAGACAGGGTTCGGCCATTGAAGAAGCTGTTGTCGCGCCGCGACTTGCCATTGCCCTTCGGACCGTCCGGATCCTCATAATAGATATAGCTGTTGACGTTGGTGATGTTCAGAGCATCCACGCGCAACTCTATCATATCGTTGATCTTGTAGCTCATGGTAGCATCCAGGAATCCTTGAGAGGAATTATAAGGAATCTGGTCGTTGCCATTGTTGATATTGGTGATACCGCTGCGCGCACGATAATTATAGGAACCGCGCAGGGCGAACGGCCCTTTCTCATAATAGCCGGTCAGGCTGTAGGATGTCTTGGGCACCAGCGCGACCGAGACGCTGGTTCCATCGCTGGTCACGAAATCATTGCCCTCCGTGAAGACCTTCGTGAAGCTGGCGATCGCGCCCAGTCCGTCAAAAGGCGCGGGCAGGAAATTGAAGGATTGCTGATAGGCAAATTCCAGCCCCTTCAGCTTGATCGTCCCCTGGTTGATATAGCTGGTCCGACGCAGCAGGAAATCGTCGGGGATGTTTCCATCCGGATAACCCAGCGCGATGGCGTTGAACGCGCTGTCGGGCAGGCCTGTCGATCCCAGCGTCACCAAATCGGTGATGGGGGTCGCCGTGCCCTTCAGTTTCTTATAGAAGCCGCCGACGCTCAGCAGGCCACCCTGGTTGAAATACCATTCCAGGCTGCCGTCGAACTGGGTCGCAACCTGCGGTCGCAGGTTCGGGTTGCCGACAGTGATGTCGCCGTTGAACACATTGGGAACCAATGTGCCCGAAGCGATATTCGCCAGCGCGGCGCGGGTGATGGTCTTGCCGCCCGAAGCGCGCGCCACCAGCTTGGGTGTAATATCGAACGCCAGGCTGGCCGATGGCAGCCAGTTATCATAGCCGCCCTTGCGGTTTTGCGGCGTGAAATTGCCGCCGCCGGCGCTGATATAATTGTCGATGATCGTCTTCGTGTCGGAATAGCGCAGACCGATATTGCCGCGCAGTTCATGTCCGCCAATATCCGCCTTGGCATTGAGTTCGATCCAGGCCGACGTTACATGCTCTTCCGCCGTGAAGGCAGAGTTGAGGCGCACCGGCGCCGCAGCATTGGCGCCGTTGGCATCGAGATATTTCATGACGAACGAACGTGGAAAAGTTGCAAATTGCGAAGGAAATCCAGCATTTCCGCCATTTTCCAGCGCCCCATATTGGACATAGGGGTTCATGTAGGAATAAACGTCGATCCCCGCGAGCTTGGCTGCCCCAATACTGCTGCCATCCTGTAGTGAGATGCTCTTGGTCGTTTCCACCCGGCTGCCGCCGGCCAGTGCAGACCATTCGACCCCGCCCCATTCGCCACCATCCCAATCCAACTGGATGCGTCCCGTTTTCTGCTTGTCGATCTCGCGGTTAAGCGCAAAGCCAAGTGCGGGATCGGCATAGACGCGCGGATTGGTCGCATCGACCGGCGTGGTGATCGTCGGATAGGTGACGTTGCCGGTCGGATCGAAGGTCGCCTCAACCGCATAGAGGTTCGATACGATCCGGTTAGCGGTATAGCGCGCATTGCTCTTGCTGGCGTTGAGCTGGGCAGACAGCTTCAAACTGTCAGTCAGGTCATAAACACCCCGGATGATGCCATAGGTGAATTTGGTCCGCGCATTGCGGAAGAAATTCTCGTTGATGAAGCTGGCATTGGCGAAGGTGCCATATAGATTATTATATTGGTCAATCGATACATTGACCGGAACCAGCCCTGAATTGGTGCCACGCCCCGGCAGGGATGTCGTCCCCGGCACGGTGCGTGAATTGCGCACCGCGACGCCGTAGGTAAACTCGTCGGCCTGATCCTTGAGGTCGGCATAAATACCGTCCACGCTGATCTCCAGCCTATCGCTCTTATATTGGAGCGATCCCACCATGCCGAGCCGTTCACGCTCATTATTGGACGAAAAGACGCGGAAGAAGCGCGGCAGATAGGCGTTCGCCACCTGATCCTGGGCCAGGCTGCCCAGATTGGCGCGCGGATCGTTGAAATCCAGTGCGAAATTGAACGGACCCGTCGTGTTCGGCGCAGGCGCCGGCGTGGCATAGGCCTGCGAAGCCAGAGCGGAACTATTATAGCCGCCAGTCGACTGGAAACCGGACCGTTCATTGATGCTGCGCGCATAGGCGATGCCGAAGAGCGCACCGAAGTTGCCCCAGGTGTCGCTCAGCATGAGCGAACCGCGGGGCGTCCATTCCTTAGACTGGGTGTTGTAATTGGCGGAACCGGCATAGCGGATGACCCGGCCCTGGCTGTCGAACGGACGCGGCGTCTGCAGGTCGATATTACCGCCAATGCCGCCCTCCTCCAGGTTCGCTAGCGGTGATTTGTAGATGTCGACCCGGCCGAACAGTTCGGACGGGAAAACGTCGAAATTGAAGTCACGGGTCGATGTTCCGACATTCTGCGACGATGTGGTACGGACGGGTGCGCCATTGATGGTCGTCACCGAATATTGCGATCCAAGGCCACGGATACTGATACGCTGGCCTTCATTGCTGGCGCCGTCGCGGCTCAGGAAAACGCCGGGGATACGCTGAAGCGATTCCGCCACATTCTGTTCAGGAAATTTGCCGATATCCTCAGCCACGATGGAATCGCGCACGCCCACAGCCTCGCGCTTCAGGTCGATGCCTTTTTGCAGGCTGCTGCGAAAGCCGGTGACGACAATATCGGCGGCGCTTGCCTCTTGCGGAGCGGTCGCCTGCGGCTGACCGTCGGCCCCACCGGTTTGAGCCAATACGGGCGCACAGGCCGCCGCGATCGCCATCGCGCTCACACCAACTGCGGCAGTTTGAACCCACCTTTTCATACATCCTCCCTCCATGCACGATTTGTGTCACGTAAAGAGAGTTATCATATAACTTTTCGAGACTGTCAATTGTCTGACTTTTCGGGGTCAACCAGGCATATCCGCCTCTGCTATGGCTTCGCTCAGCTCGGAATGGCGATGCAAACTCTCCAGCATATGGGCGCGCGCTGCCCCGCGCGCTTTCTCGATGTCCATCCGGATGATGGCGTCCAGCACCGCTTCATGTTCGTCCCGCACCTTGTCCGCATAGGCATGGTGCGCGTCATCGGACTGGTCACGCAGATAGAGGCTGCGCGGCGGCACCAGGCGGACACCGAGGAAATCGATGAAGCGCGCGAAATAATCATTCCGCGTCGCCCGCGCGATCGCCAGGTGGAATTGACTGTCCGCTACCGCAGAGGCAGCCGGATCATCGCTAACGTCCCGCATCTGCCGCAGGGCCGCGCGCATTGCGCCAATATCCTCCTGCGTACGGCGGGCCGCCGCCAGTCCGGCCATCTCCGTCTCGATCGCCAGACGCATTTCCAGCAGCTTGATGACGTCGGACAGCTCGGACAATTCTTCCCGCGTGACCTGAAACGCACGATAACGCGCATTTTCCGATACATAGACACCCGATCCCTGACGCGCCACGGCGAAGCCCTGCGCCTCCAGCCGCGCCACAGCCTCTCGCACGACGGTACGGCTCACCTCCTCCTCTTCGGCGATATCCTTTTGCGAAGGCAATTTTGACCCGGCCGGAATGTCGCCCGAAACGATACGCGCTTCGAGCTTGGAGTAGAGAATGTCCGCGAGGGAGACGGCTTTGGCCATGAAGGGAGACTTTCGTGAATCCGACAGAAACGACATTGCTGCCATGCGAATCTAACGCAAGCCCTTGGCAAACGACAGATGCTAATTTATCATCTTATCATATAAATATTGGGGATGCCTTTATGGGTTGGCTTCTGCATAAAACTGCATCGCGTTGCGGAATTGGTTTGATCGCCCTCCTCGCCGCGGCAAGTGCGCCGGCCCAGCCGCCCATGCCGGTGGACAAGCCCCTTCCCCCTCCACCGAGCAAGACCGCAGCGGCCGTCGCGCTGGTCGCCCCCTATCGCTATAACGACCTGCTCTGGGAGAATGACAAGACCGCCCATCGCATCTACGGCCATGCGCTGGAAGCGGCCGAGCCGCCATCGGGTTCAGGCATCGATAGCTGGGGCAAGAATGTCGCCTGGCCCTTCGCCGACCGGCAACTGCGATCAGGCGACCAGCATGGTTATCATGGCGAGGGGCTGGACTTCTACAATGTCGGCACCGGGCGCGGCGCTGGAGGCCTGGGCATCTGGCAGGACAACAAGCTCTGGACTTCACGCAACTATATCCGGTTCCACATCCTGCGATCGGGCGGCAAGGCGGCGGATTTCACTGTCGATTACGCGCCCTGGCCGGTGGATACCAGTCGCAAGGTTTGGGAATCGCGGCGCTTTACCCTGCCGCTCGGCACCCATTTCACCCGAATGATATCGACGCTGCAATCCGACAGTCCGGCGGCGCTGACCGTGGGCGTGGGCATCGGCAAGCGCACAACCGGATCACGCGACGGCGAGGTGACGGTCGATCGCGCTAAGGGCCTCATCAGTTGGTGGGGGCCGGAGGACGGCGATCATGGCCGCATGGCCATCGCCATCCGCGTCGATCCCGCCCGCATCATCGAGATACGGCAGGATTTCGACAATCATCTGATCCTGCTTATCGTCAAGCCGGGCGAACCCTTCGTCTATTATTCGGGCAGCGCCTGGAACCATGGGAAAGGGGGCTTCACCACGCGCGCCGCCTGGGACGCCTATGCCGCCCAACCCCTCGATTTCAGCCTGCCCAAGGAGTGACAATGCCAATCATGATGGATCGCCGCGCGATGCTGGCCGCCGCCGGGAGCAGCGCCTTGACGACCGCCCTGCCCGCCCTCGCGCAAGGACAATCTACGGCATCGGCCCCAGCCACCGGCCCGGACGACCGGCGCTATATGCTCGACCTGCTCGAACGCATGGCCACGCCCATCCTGTCCCGCATGGCGCAGGGACGCCTGCAACAACAATGGACACCCGAACTCAGCCCGACCTGGGACGGGCGCAATCCCAAGGTCGCCTATCTGGAGGCGTTCGGTCGGTTGATCGACGGCATCGCCCCATGGCTGGCGCTGGCCGATGACAACGGCCCGGAAGGACGGCTGCGCGCGCAATTGCGCACCCAGGCACTGCAAAGCTACGTCCATAGCGTCGATCCGCGCAGTCCCGACTATCTGCTGTGGAGCAGCGAGGGCCAGGCGCTGGTCGATTCCGCCTATTTCACCAGCGCCCTGCTGCGCGCGCCGCAAGCTCTGTGGGAACCACTGGATCGCAAGACCAAGGATCGCATCATCGCCGAGATACAGGGGCTTCGCCGCGTATCTCCGCCCTATACCAACTGGCTGCTGTTCGCGGCGATGAACGAAGCTTTCCTGCTGTCGGTCGGCGCACAATGGGACCCGGTGCGCATCGATCTTGCCATTCGCAAATTCGGCGAATGGTATGTCGGCGACGGCTGGTATGCCGATGGCGTCCATTTCCATTTCGACCTGTACAACAGCTATGTCATCCACCCGATGCTGACGCAGATATTGGAGGTTCTGGTCCGCACCGATGCCCGTTTCAACAGCCTGGGCGCCAAGGACCGGTTGCCGGTGCAGATCAAGCGGATGCAGCGTTTCGGTGAGGCACTGGAGCGGATGATCGGGCCGGACGGCGCCTTTCCGCCGGTCGGCCGATCGCTGACCTATCGGACGGCGGTGCATCAGCCGCTCGCCTATCTCGCCTGGCGCAAGCTGCTCCACGACAAGCTCCCCGAAGGACAGGTGCGCGCCGCCACCCTGGCGACGCAGCGACGCATCTTTGCCGATCCCAGCAATTTCAACGCGGATGGGTTCCTGACCATCGGCTTCGCCCGGCATCAACCGTCGCTGGGTGACATCTATTCCAACGCCGGCAGCATGTATATCACGGCCGAAAGCCTGCTGGCGCTTGGCCTGCCCGCCAGCGACAGCTACTGGACTGCGCCCGCCCAGCCCTGGACGATGCGCAAGGCTTATGACGGGCAGGATTTTCCCAAGGATTATTATGTCGACTTCTGATCGCGGAGGGAGACAGGTCAGACCGTGTCTCCGCACAGCGACGCATTGACGGCGGCGGTCTTGGACGGGCGAGCGAGGAAGATCGCCCCAAGGCCAAGCGCCGCCATCACTGCCCCTGCCAGCGCCACCGCCGGCAAGCCCAGACCCATTGCAATCACGCCACCCCCGATCGCCGCGCCAATCGCATTGCCCAGGTTGAACGCACCGATATTCATTGCGGAAGCCAGGTTCGGCGCGTCTGCCGCCGCTGTCATGATCCGCACCTGCAACGGCGGCACCAGCGCGAAACTCGCAACGCCCCACAGGAAGACCAGCACCGCCGTCGGACCGGCATAGGGCATCAACAGCGCGAACAGGAACAGGATGATCGTCAGCGATGCCAAGGTGACGATCAACGTCCTATCCACCGATCGATCAGCGAACTTCCCGCCCAGCCAGTTACCGACGGTCAGGCCGACACCATAGGTGACGAGCATAGCCGTCACAAAGCCGATCGAGGCATGGGTCTGCTCACGCAGGATCGGGGTGATGTAGGTGAAGACGGTGAACATGGCGCTGGCGCCCACCACGGTCAGGCCCAGCGCAGCAAGCACCGGCCCGCGCATCAACACACGCAGTTCAGATCGGGCATCGCCGTCAGCAGGCGCCGCCATCTTCGGCAGGGTCAGTCGCAACGCCGCCATGGTCACAAGGCCAAGGCCGGCTATGCCCCAGAAAGCAGCCCGCCAGCCGATCTGTTCGCCCGCCCAGGTGGCGAGCGGAACGCCCACTACATTGGCGATGGTCAAACCCATGAACATCGCCGCCACCGCCCCCGCCTGCCGCTGCGGCGGCACCAGCCCGGCCGCGACGATGGAACCAACGCCGAAGAAAGCGCCATGATTGAGCGAGGTGACGATCCGTGCGAACAGCAACATCCCGTAGCCGTCGGAAAGGGCGGCGATCAGATTGCCGAGCGTGAATATGCCAGCCAGACCGATCAGCAATGTGCGGCGCGGTATCCGACCGGTAGTCAAGGTCATCAGCGGCGCGCCCAGCATCACGCCGATCGCATAGGCGCTGATAAGCAGGCCTGCCGCCGGGATCGACACATTCAGGTCGCGGGCGATGACCGGCAGCAGGCCCATAGGTGCAAATTCGGTAACGCCGATGCCAAAGGCTCCGGCGGCGAGCGCCAGAAGGGGGGGATTGATCTTCATCTTGCGTCTCCAACCCATGCCAGCAACAGGTTCGAACGGGCGAAAAACTGCCGATATTCCATGTCACATCCCTTTCCGATTGATATGTGTGCGCATAGATGGAAAGCGCCTTCAAGTTGGAGTAGCGCCGATTGACGCGAAGGATTTTTGATATGGATGCAAAAATACCACTTCACGCAGATCGCGCCCGCGCGCTGGAAATATTCACTTCAGTCGCAGCCGAAGGCAGTTTCTCGGCCGCCGGACGCCAGTTCGGCTTGACCCCCTCTGCCGTCAGCCGGACGGTCGATCGCATCGAAGCGCGGCTGGGCGTGCGCCTGCTGCTGCGCACGACCCGCGCGCTCACCCTAACCGCTGAGGGCCAAGCCTATCTCGCCACGGCACGCCGCATCCTCGCCGATCTCGATGACGCGGAACAAGCGATCGCCGACCAGGGCGCACCACGCGGACGGTTGCGCGTCAACGCGGCGCACGCGCACGGGCGGCTGCGCATCATCCCCCTGCTGGGCGATTTCGTGCGCCTCTATCCCCACATCCTGGTGGACATCAGCCTCAGCGACCGGATCGTCGACGTGGCGGGCGGTCAGGCCGATGTTGCGATCCGGTTCGGTCCGCTCGCCGATAGTCCGTTGACGGCGCGCAAATTAGGCGAAAATCGGCGCGTTATCGTCGCTTCGCCTGACTATCTCACCCGGCATGGCACCCCCCGAACGCCGGAGGATCTGCACGACCATGTTTGCCTGAATTTCAACTTCCGCCGCGCCGAACCGGTCTGGCCGTTCCACAAGGACGGGCGCGATTATGCGCTGAGCGTCAAGGGAAGCATCGAGGCCAATAATGGCGAGACGCTGGGGCAATTGGCGGCCGATGGAGTGGGCATCGCGCGCGTGGGACGGTTCAGCGTCGAGGCCGAACTGGCGTCCGGACAGCTCGTCGCCCTGTTGGAAGACTATAACCCTGGCGACATAGAAACCGTCCATGCCGTCTTCGTCGGCGGTTCCAACATGCCCGCCAGGGTACGTGTCTTCGTGGATTTCCTGACCCAGAGGTTGGGCAGTTCGCTGTGAGGCCCGCAAGCAAATGCTCAGGATGATCCGAGGGTCATCAAAAACGCTTGCGCCTATCCGTCACGCGCAACCTGAAAACCGGCAAAAGACTGGCTGACCGGCATCAGTTCGATACGGTTGAAGTTGAGGTGGGGCGGCTGTTCCGCAACCCAAAGCAGCGTCTGCGCGATGTCCTGCGCCGTCATGGGGTTGGCATTGCCATAAAGCGCATCCGATGCGGCCTGGTTGCCGGTGCGTACCAGCGTGAATTCGGTTTCCACCATGCCCGGCTCGATCGAGGTGACGCGCACGCCCGTTCCGAGCAGGTCGGACCGCAAGCCCAACGAGAATTGCTTCACAAATGCCTTGGTGCCGCCATAGACGTTGCCACCCAAATAGGGATAGGTCGCGGCAACCGAACTCAGGTTGATGATCGCCCCCTTGCGCGCGACTAGCCCCGGCAGCAATTTATGGGTGATCGCCACCAGCCCGCCGATGTTGGTCTCGATCATCTGCTGCCATTGGGCAAGATCGGCCTGCTGCGCGGGCGCCGTGCCAAGCGCCAGGCCTGCATTGTTGACGAGCAGGTCGACGCCCCGGAAACCCTCCGGCAACGACGCCAGCGCGGCGTCGATCGCCGCATCATCGCGCATGTCGAAGGCCAGCGCCCGCATCTGCGGCCCGATCTCGGCGGCCAGCGCCTCCAGCCGGTCGGCCCGGCGACCGGTGCCGATCACCTGCCATCCCGCCGCGGCAAAGGCGCGCACGGCCGCCTCTCCAATCCCCGCAGTGGCTCCGGTGATGAACGCCGTCCTGTTCGTCATGCTATCTCCTGTTCCAAATCACTGCCCACTGCGAGCGGCACGCATATGGTCCCATAAAAGGCTTCAATCGAAGCGGGAAACAATATCGGCGAGCCTAGATTCGCGTAATTCTAATTTGGCAAGACCAATTCATTTTTCGGATTGATTTGTCCGACAAGGCGTGTCACCCACAGGCATCGAATCCCAAATAGGGGTTTGTGGGGTTACATGCTGGGAGCAGGTGGGGACGCTCCGGGTCCGACGAGAGGGGCAAAGCTCTGAAGGACACCAGCCTCAGCGAACAGGGTGGAGAGGGTGCATGAAACATCGATTCGATGTCCGTCATACTATGGCCGCGACCGTGTCGTGGTCGGTACTGGGACTGGGCTTGCTGTCCGGCGGACAGGCCGTTGCGCAAACCATAGGGTCGTCCGAAGTCCGCGATGCCGACATCGTCGTCGTCGGCTCGCGCGCAAGCCAGCAGTCCGCGAACAACCGCAAGAAGGACGCCAAGACGGCGACGGACTCGATCGTCGCTGACGATATCGGCTCCTTCCCCGATCGCAACGTCAACGAAGCCATTTCGCGTATTCCAGGCGTCGCGCTGGGTCGCAACGAGTTTGGCGAAGGCGAATCCGTCGCCGTACGCGGCAACGGCCCTGACCTGACCCGCGTCGAGCTGGACGGCATCGGCGTGCAGAGCACGACCGGCCTAGCGCTGGGCACGTCGGGCGGGCGCAGCGCGGACCTGCGCGAACTGCCGGCCGAAATCGTGAAGAGCGTGGACGTGGTGAAAGGTTCCACCGCCGATATGACCGAAGGGTCGCTGGGCGGATCGGTCCAGATCAAGACCCGTACCGGCCTCGACTTCAAAAAGCCCTATTTCTCCTTGCGCGGGGGCGCGGGGCAAAATTCGCTGGGCAAGGACTGGACACCCGATTTCAACGGCGTCGCCGCGCGCAAATTCTTCGACGATCGTTTGGGCGTCATTGTCAGCGGCAGCTATTCGAAGATCCAGAATAACGGCCATGGTTATGAAACCACGACCAGCAATAATCGCGGCTATGGACGCCTGTTCGATTTCGACCAGTCGCCCGAAAAAACCTTCGAATATAATCCAAGCACGATCGGCACCGATGCCGCCGACGTCCTCTTCCCCAACAGCACCGAAACACCCCGCACGCTCATCACCAAGGCCGCGTCGGCCCAGAGCAAGGCGGAATGTTTCGACATGTTCCCGCATAATCCCACCGGCACCGCCGGGCAGCGGTCGCAGCGCATCCTGGAACAGCAAAGCTGCCTCAATCAGTGGAACGACTATACGCCGTCGCTGATCCGCAACTTCATGAATACGCAGACCGACCAGCGTTATGCGCTCGATGCGCGCCTGGATTATCGACTGACCGACAATCTCACCATCTTCGCGAAGGGCACGATGGCCAATCGCAAAGTGCATGACCAGAATCGCAGCCGCAACCCGGTCACGCTGTTCGGCCAGAACATCAACGGCACATTCGCCGACAGCGCCACGGGCTATCCGCGCACCCGCACCGTATCGCCTACGGCGCCGGCCGGCTATTATCTGTTCGATGGCCTCAACAATCAGGGCAACAATGCGGTTTTCGGCAATGTGCTGAATGTGGTGCCAGGCAGCGTCGTCGTGGATGGGAACCACAATGTCACCCAGATGACGCTCACCAACAATTCGGTGAACATCGACCAGATCGAAAATACGATCGACACCAAGACCAAATATGGCCAGTTCGGCGCCGAATATCGCAGCGATCGGCTTGAAATCGATGCGATGGCGGGCATGACCCAGGCCAGGTCCAGCCGCGGCGACATGCGCACGTCGCGCAACTATGCCTATGGCGACGCGACTCTGACCCTTCAGCCCAACGGCCTGTGGGACATCGCCCTGCCGTCCAATTATGATGACACCAACCCGGCCAACTTCGTCCAGTTGAACCGGCCGGCCTGCATCGGCGGCGGCACCGCGCCCACCTGTACTGGTCAGACCGCCGTCGTGGCCGGCCCGAACGGCCCGGCGACCCCGGTCTATACAGTCGGACAAATGCCGCTCACCACGCCCTCATTCGGCGTGTCCTACTCGCCGCAGATGGGCGAATCCTCCGAACGGATCGCGAAGCTCGACCTTGCCTACAAGACCGACGAGTTTCTGCCCTTCATCACGCGGGTGAAGGTCGGCGGCATGTATCGCAAGAATAAACTCGATCGGTGGGGCGGCGGTGGATATACTGCCAGCAGCGCGGTCGGCACCTTTGGCCAGCCGGGCTATGTGCCCGCCGTGATCGTACCGACCGCCAATGTGCGCGGCACGTTGCGCGCGTGCGAACCGACAGCCGGTTCCTCGGCGGCGGGCGGCCTGTCGTGCAATTATGGCTTCGTGCCCAGCGCCAATCCAAACAATATCCGTTCGGGTGTCGATACGCTGACCCCGGCCGATCTGGAGGCCCTGTTCCGCCGGACGCTGGAGAACAGCGATTCCCAATATTTCGGTGGCCTGCCCAATCGCGGCAACCTGCCCAACGCCTGGCAGGGCATAAGGACCGACGAGCTGTTCGATGCGCTGGGCGGCTCGCAATATATGAATTTCGACTGCCTCAAGACCTGCATGGGCAGCGACGGCCAGATGTATGACCAGCCGGTCACGCGCGTGCGCGAAGAGATCAAGAATATCTACGCCATGGCCGATTTCGAACAACGCCTGCCCTGGGGGCTGGTGTTCAACGGCAATGTCGGCGTGCGCGGCGTCTTCGCCAAGGTCAGCGGATCGGCGCTGCTGACGCTCAGCACCATCCGCACGACGCCAACCTTCAACCCGGCCGATCCGGACAATCCGGGCGGCATGATCGTCCAGACCTTCAGCCAGAACACGACGCTCAATTCCAGCACCAGCGACTGGCTGCCCAGCTTCAACTTCAACCTCTGGGGTTTCAACGATTCCGTGGTGTTGCGCCTCTATGGCGGCAAGACCGTGGCGCGTCCGTCGATGGATCGCCTGATCGCCGGCGGCACCTGCACCATCGACCAGCGCACCCTGCTCGACACATCGGGGGACGACATCTTCGGCTGTACGGGTCGCGTCGGCAATCCGGGGCTGAAGCCCTTTACCGCCTGGAGCTACAACGCCTCGCTCGAATGGTATCCCAATGCGGATACGCTGTTGTCGGTCGCCTATGGCAAGCTGGACGTGAAGACCGGCAATCCGATCGCCGTGACCCGCGTCGATCGCCCGTTCGCGGGCAGCGATCAGGTCGATCCCGCGACCGGTCAGTCCTTGTCCGACTATGAGTTCAGCTATCCCACCTGGGATAATGGTCCCGGTTACAAGCGGTCCATCTGGGAGTTTTCGGCCAAGACCGCCTTCACTTTCCTGCCCTGGTTCCTCAAATATACCGGCGCGGACGTGAATATGTCGATCCTGGGATCGTCGGCGACCACCGGGCAGCAGGACCCGCTGACCGGCGACGTCATGGCCCCGCCCAACGAATCCAAGCGCTATACCAACGCCTCGCTCTGGTATGACGACGGCAAGCTCAATATGCGCATCGCCTATCAGAAGCGGAGTTCGACCTTCAACTGCATCACGCCCTGCGGCGGCAACAATATCGACATCAACTATCCCGGTGAACAATGGACCAATGTTCGCCTGGTTGCGCCCGGCTATAATCCCGGCGTGCCGCGCTTCACCGACGCCACGACCTTCATCGATATGAAGATTTCCTACAACATCACGCGCAACTTCCAGGTCTATATGGAAGGGCGCAACATGACGCGGGAATCGGCGACCGCATCGACGGGCAGCTATGTGCCTTTCGAAGACGGCACGCCGCGCGTCATGCGCCTGTCCTATGGCGGCCGCCGCATCATGGCCGGTATGCGCATCCAGTTCGGCAACTGATGCGTGGCCGGCGCGGGGCTTTCGGTTCCGCGCCCGATCAAGCTGGCAGAGCCATGCCCATTCG
The window above is part of the Sphingobium sp. BYY-5 genome. Proteins encoded here:
- a CDS encoding TonB-dependent receptor, which codes for MKHRFDVRHTMAATVSWSVLGLGLLSGGQAVAQTIGSSEVRDADIVVVGSRASQQSANNRKKDAKTATDSIVADDIGSFPDRNVNEAISRIPGVALGRNEFGEGESVAVRGNGPDLTRVELDGIGVQSTTGLALGTSGGRSADLRELPAEIVKSVDVVKGSTADMTEGSLGGSVQIKTRTGLDFKKPYFSLRGGAGQNSLGKDWTPDFNGVAARKFFDDRLGVIVSGSYSKIQNNGHGYETTTSNNRGYGRLFDFDQSPEKTFEYNPSTIGTDAADVLFPNSTETPRTLITKAASAQSKAECFDMFPHNPTGTAGQRSQRILEQQSCLNQWNDYTPSLIRNFMNTQTDQRYALDARLDYRLTDNLTIFAKGTMANRKVHDQNRSRNPVTLFGQNINGTFADSATGYPRTRTVSPTAPAGYYLFDGLNNQGNNAVFGNVLNVVPGSVVVDGNHNVTQMTLTNNSVNIDQIENTIDTKTKYGQFGAEYRSDRLEIDAMAGMTQARSSRGDMRTSRNYAYGDATLTLQPNGLWDIALPSNYDDTNPANFVQLNRPACIGGGTAPTCTGQTAVVAGPNGPATPVYTVGQMPLTTPSFGVSYSPQMGESSERIAKLDLAYKTDEFLPFITRVKVGGMYRKNKLDRWGGGGYTASSAVGTFGQPGYVPAVIVPTANVRGTLRACEPTAGSSAAGGLSCNYGFVPSANPNNIRSGVDTLTPADLEALFRRTLENSDSQYFGGLPNRGNLPNAWQGIRTDELFDALGGSQYMNFDCLKTCMGSDGQMYDQPVTRVREEIKNIYAMADFEQRLPWGLVFNGNVGVRGVFAKVSGSALLTLSTIRTTPTFNPADPDNPGGMIVQTFSQNTTLNSSTSDWLPSFNFNLWGFNDSVVLRLYGGKTVARPSMDRLIAGGTCTIDQRTLLDTSGDDIFGCTGRVGNPGLKPFTAWSYNASLEWYPNADTLLSVAYGKLDVKTGNPIAVTRVDRPFAGSDQVDPATGQSLSDYEFSYPTWDNGPGYKRSIWEFSAKTAFTFLPWFLKYTGADVNMSILGSSATTGQQDPLTGDVMAPPNESKRYTNASLWYDDGKLNMRIAYQKRSSTFNCITPCGGNNIDINYPGEQWTNVRLVAPGYNPGVPRFTDATTFIDMKISYNITRNFQVYMEGRNMTRESATASTGSYVPFEDGTPRVMRLSYGGRRIMAGMRIQFGN